Part of the Deltaproteobacteria bacterium IMCC39524 genome, GTGTTGACCATGTCACAGAGATCAGCTTTCTGGACCTTGGCGACAAGATAAATTTTTTCCATGATGAAGCACATAACATCTCCCGGTCTGCCGGTGAGGTCTTGCAGCTTTTACATGGTGGTGACGGCGAGAGTACGCTACAGCAGTTACAGTTACTGGTTGAACGCTGCAACCTCTGGCTTTCTGAAACGCAGCAGACGTCTGTTGATATCTGTACTCTCCTTAACGGAGTCGTTCGTCAGATCAGAGCACTGGAGATTCCGGTCCTCGGGTTGAGAAAAGTCATCAAGACCCTTCACTCTTTGCGTGTCTCAACCAGAATTGAAGCGGCTAAAGGTTATGCCTCCGGTGCCAGTGTCCTGGCGAAATCCCTGGACGAACTTGGTGCCCTGGTGCAGGAAAAAATCTCGGACATCTTTGATCGTACTGAGCGCCTGATTCCTCTCATCAATCAATCGTTGGAGACGGAAGAGGCTGCTCAGTTGAATACAATCAAGGTTGCTGTCTCTGAAGTCGACAAAGCGCGCCACCTTCTCAGCGAATTCATGGCAAACCAGATAGAAACAGGTCAGTGGACCGACCAGCTCAAAGAACGATCTGATGAAGTGAACCGCAACTTTGGTGAGATCGTTGCGGCGTTACAGTTTCAGGATATTACCCGTCAGCGTCTGGAGCACGTACGCAAGGCCCTGGATAGCCTGGGGCGCCATCTGGCGAGGTTTGAGCAGCGCACTGATTTCAGCAATGACAGAGAGGCTGCGGCCCTGTTTGGCTGTATCTGCCAACTGCAACACGACCAGCTTGCTCTGGCAGGCCAGGAATTCCTTGAAGCGGCAGATAACCTTACTGAAAACCTGCAGGGGATGGCTCTGATCGTAGAGATGATGTCAGGTGATACCAGGACCCTGCTCAAGGTGACGGATGCCTGTAGCGTCAACCGATTTTCGTCCGTCTTAAATGTTCTTCAGTCGATTGCCGGCTGTTTGCAGGAGACGCAAAAAAATCATCAGGAAGCAGGCTCCATTCTCACCGAAGTTAATCAGGGCGTACAGCAGGTTGCCGGTCTGGTCGAAGAGGTCGAGTTTATTGGTGAAGAGATGCAGCTTTTGGCTATGAACGCGGCGATCAGCGCCGCCCATGCCAGGCAAAAGGGCGCCGGTCTCGACATTATCGCTCAGAATATTCAGTTGGTCGCAGAAGAAGCCACCCGGCATGCGCTGACGTTGGCAAAAGAGTGCGGTATGGTAACTGCCCAGGCACGTCAGTTGGAAGGCATTGAAAGAGACTCGCAATCCGGATTCGGGGGGATTGACATTCTTTTGAAGGACGCCCGAAAGCACATAACGATCCTTGAGGACAGTACTCATCACCTGCAGGAGATCGCCGGTCGAATTGATTGTGATGCGGCCAATCTCTGTGATGACGTTGCCATTGCCGTAATGAGAGTGGATCTCAAGACACCCTTCCAGGAGAAGCTGAATCCGGCACTTGAACAGCTGGCTTTTTTGGGAGAACATTCTCACGAGGTGATCAGCGCTTCTGTGGGGGGCAACCTGGAACAACTTTTTGTTGAGCTGGAGCTTTGCTACACCATGGCCAGTGAACGACATATTCACGAACGGTTCATGGAAAAACAGAAGACCAGAAGCACTAAAGAAAATTCTGAACAAAACGATTGGACGGCAATCCGTGATCATGGTCTGGGTGATAATGTCGACCTCTTTTGATTAACGGGCCTATAAGCCAAATAAAGGGATTACGTCTTTACCCCAAAACAGTAAGAGCTGAAATCAAAAGACCAACGCAAAGACGCTAAGAAAAGCCAGGAAAGACGCAAAGGGTGACTATTCTCTTTTTTTGAAGTGGTTCTCTTTGCGGGCTTTCTCTTTCCCTTCGCGCCTTTGCGTTAAATCCTTACAGCCTTTGCTTTGGTTATAAGTCCTTTGATTAACAGGTGGACTCAATTACGGAGTCTTGTAAATTTGCTAGACTTCGAATACAGGAGTTATTCTTCCAATGACAAACTGGTCTTATGATCCTGATGAAAAATCAGGAACACTCCTTGTTGAAGGTGATATGACGATTAATCATATCAGCGCTCTCAAGGACCGCCTGGTTGAAGCTTTCGAAAGCGCCGAGCAGGTCGTTGTTGATGTTTCAGCCACAACTGCTATTGATGTGGCCGGCATTCAGCTCCTCTGTGCCTGCCATCGTTTTTCGAGCGGCCGCGGCAAAAAAATGTGTTTGCGGGTCGGTGAAAATGGTGAATTCCTGCAGTTTCTCGATGAGGTTGGTTTTTCTCAGGATTTCATCTGCAGCCACGGCGACGCTGGTCAATGCCTCTGGGCTGCGCCGAGTTAACCTCTGGCTTTTTCATTTTTTAAGGAGATAAAGATTATGAGCAAGCGGGTGATGACCGTAGATGATTCCGCAACGGTGCGCCAGGTGCTGAAAATGACTCTGGAGGGGGCCGGCTACGAAGTTTTGCAGGCGATTGATGGGGTTGATGCCCTGAAGAAATTGACTGTCGAAAAAGTCGATATGCTGGTGACTGACCTGAATATGCCAAACATGGATGGCATTGCCTTGATCAAGGAGGTGCGCCAGAATCCCGGCAATCGCTTCATGCCGATCATCATGTTGACCACCGAGTCTCAACCGGAAAAGAAGCAGGAGGGTAAATCCGCCGGCGCTTCTGGTTGGATCGTCAAACCCTTCAAACCTGAACAGTTGCTGGCTGTTGTGCGCATGGTCTGCCCGGCATGAGTACTTTAATCGAAACCTTTAAGGACGAAGCGCTCGAGTTGATCCAGGAATTGGAAGCTGCTCTTCTGGAGTTGGAAGAATCACCGCAAGATTCTTCCCCTATCGACCGTGTCTTTCGAGCGTTGCACACTCTTAAGGGCTCCGGTGGCCTGGCCGGCTTCGACAATGTTGCAGGTTTTTGCCATGAGGCGGAGACGGTCTTTGAACAGGTGCGTTCCGGTGAACGTAAAGTTGATGAAAAACTTGTCTCCCTGACCCTGTCGGCCCAGGATCACCTCAAGGGGATGATCATGGCCGAGTTTGGCGCGGCCCCGGTTGATGATGAGCTGACAGCAGAGCTGGTCGC contains:
- a CDS encoding methyl-accepting chemotaxis protein → MHLDSEQSAKVIPLHNYEEWHWDPVSLGGLLEDLAGVDHVTEISFLDLGDKINFFHDEAHNISRSAGEVLQLLHGGDGESTLQQLQLLVERCNLWLSETQQTSVDICTLLNGVVRQIRALEIPVLGLRKVIKTLHSLRVSTRIEAAKGYASGASVLAKSLDELGALVQEKISDIFDRTERLIPLINQSLETEEAAQLNTIKVAVSEVDKARHLLSEFMANQIETGQWTDQLKERSDEVNRNFGEIVAALQFQDITRQRLEHVRKALDSLGRHLARFEQRTDFSNDREAAALFGCICQLQHDQLALAGQEFLEAADNLTENLQGMALIVEMMSGDTRTLLKVTDACSVNRFSSVLNVLQSIAGCLQETQKNHQEAGSILTEVNQGVQQVAGLVEEVEFIGEEMQLLAMNAAISAAHARQKGAGLDIIAQNIQLVAEEATRHALTLAKECGMVTAQARQLEGIERDSQSGFGGIDILLKDARKHITILEDSTHHLQEIAGRIDCDAANLCDDVAIAVMRVDLKTPFQEKLNPALEQLAFLGEHSHEVISASVGGNLEQLFVELELCYTMASERHIHERFMEKQKTRSTKENSEQNDWTAIRDHGLGDNVDLF
- a CDS encoding STAS domain-containing protein, translating into MTNWSYDPDEKSGTLLVEGDMTINHISALKDRLVEAFESAEQVVVDVSATTAIDVAGIQLLCACHRFSSGRGKKMCLRVGENGEFLQFLDEVGFSQDFICSHGDAGQCLWAAPS
- a CDS encoding response regulator is translated as MSKRVMTVDDSATVRQVLKMTLEGAGYEVLQAIDGVDALKKLTVEKVDMLVTDLNMPNMDGIALIKEVRQNPGNRFMPIIMLTTESQPEKKQEGKSAGASGWIVKPFKPEQLLAVVRMVCPA